One part of the Nostoc sp. PCC 7120 = FACHB-418 genome encodes these proteins:
- a CDS encoding ABC-three component system protein, which yields MIHAVRCNQPSFKTVEFRPGLNIVLADRTEDSGQRDSRNGLGKSTLIEIIHFCLGGTIQKAKGLGSRNLRGWAFSLELTLANQIITVTRNTEDKTEVVIDGNTTNWPIQPKEQEGHKVLSLDDWKAVLGNLTFGLSIDYDKKYKPTFRGLISYFIRRGRDAFSTPFEHHKNQLSWEKQINNSFLLGLAWEDARELQLLNDKQKLITDIKKLKKDTESGVAIGILGSLGELEALKVQVEAQLRERKETLNNFRVAEQYHELEERVNFLTSQIHEATNKNITDQKLLEFYQSSLKSEDEPRPDDIVSIYENAGIELPGLVVRRLEEVEIFHRRLIENRREFLGSEIKRLRRDLVSRENFIREKSNERAELLEVLKTHGALEEYTMLQEIYLDNVANLNEINKRIEELKQFEEERSSLKIEKELLLQRARRDYGERNEQAERAIDLFRINSRFLYDTPGRLIIDVGKNGFTFGVEIGRDGSEGIDKMKIFCYDLMLAQLWSERDPSPRILIHDSTIFDGVDERQISLALQLVDREARSRGFQYICTLNSDMIPQSEFSALDFNFHSFVRLRLTDENEEGRLLGISF from the coding sequence ATGATTCATGCTGTTCGTTGTAATCAGCCATCATTTAAAACAGTTGAGTTCAGACCTGGTTTAAATATAGTTTTAGCAGATCGTACAGAAGATTCTGGACAAAGAGATTCCCGTAATGGATTGGGTAAATCTACTCTCATTGAAATTATTCACTTTTGTCTTGGAGGAACAATTCAGAAAGCTAAAGGACTTGGTTCTAGAAATCTTCGTGGTTGGGCTTTTAGTTTAGAGCTTACACTTGCAAATCAAATTATCACCGTCACAAGAAATACTGAAGATAAGACTGAGGTAGTAATAGATGGAAATACTACTAACTGGCCTATTCAACCCAAAGAACAAGAAGGTCACAAGGTTCTCAGTTTGGATGACTGGAAGGCTGTTTTAGGAAATTTAACATTTGGATTAAGCATTGATTATGATAAGAAATACAAGCCTACTTTTAGAGGACTTATTTCTTACTTTATCCGTCGTGGAAGAGACGCATTTTCTACACCATTTGAGCATCACAAAAATCAACTGAGTTGGGAAAAACAAATTAATAATTCTTTTCTCCTTGGTCTGGCTTGGGAAGACGCAAGAGAATTGCAACTTTTAAATGATAAACAAAAACTGATAACAGATATTAAAAAACTTAAAAAAGATACAGAATCTGGCGTTGCGATTGGAATTTTAGGTTCGTTAGGTGAGCTTGAAGCGTTAAAAGTTCAGGTCGAAGCTCAACTACGTGAAAGAAAAGAAACATTGAACAATTTTCGTGTAGCAGAGCAATATCATGAATTAGAAGAAAGAGTTAATTTTTTAACATCGCAAATTCATGAGGCAACAAATAAAAATATTACTGACCAGAAATTACTAGAGTTTTATCAATCTAGTCTTAAATCAGAAGATGAACCAAGACCAGATGATATCGTTAGTATATATGAGAATGCTGGCATTGAATTGCCAGGATTAGTAGTTAGAAGGCTAGAAGAAGTAGAAATATTTCATCGCCGATTAATAGAAAATCGTAGAGAGTTTTTAGGAAGTGAAATCAAACGTCTTAGGCGGGATCTAGTTTCTAGAGAAAATTTTATTCGAGAAAAAAGCAATGAGCGTGCGGAATTATTAGAAGTTTTAAAGACGCACGGTGCTTTGGAAGAGTATACAATGCTACAAGAAATTTATCTTGATAATGTAGCTAACCTAAACGAAATTAATAAACGTATCGAAGAATTAAAACAATTTGAAGAAGAAAGAAGTAGCCTAAAAATTGAAAAAGAACTCTTGCTTCAACGTGCTAGACGCGACTATGGAGAACGAAATGAGCAAGCTGAACGTGCTATTGATTTATTCAGAATAAACTCTCGATTTCTCTATGATACTCCTGGAAGACTTATCATTGATGTAGGTAAAAATGGTTTTACTTTTGGAGTAGAAATTGGGCGAGATGGTAGTGAAGGTATCGATAAAATGAAGATATTTTGCTATGATTTAATGCTGGCACAGCTTTGGTCAGAACGAGATCCTTCACCCCGAATACTAATTCATGATAGTACAATTTTTGATGGTGTAGATGAAAGACAAATATCTCTTGCTTTACAGTTAGTAGATAGAGAGGCTAGAAGCCGTGGCTTTCAATATATCTGCACATTAAATTCAGACATGATTCCACAGTCAGAGTTTTCTGCACTTGACTTTAATTTTCATTCCTTTGTCAGACTTAGACTTACAGATGAGAATGAAGAAGGAAGATTATTAGGTATTAGCTTTTAG
- a CDS encoding helix-turn-helix domain-containing protein encodes MKPYSVDLRSKIISVYEAGNTSIRKVAERFKVSKNTVQNLVKRKREKGTLEPSVATGGKPSQVSGYEQQIEQMVAEHLDYTLAEYCEYWEEKTGVRLSESAMCRFLQKQKLTLKKNSTK; translated from the coding sequence ATGAAACCCTACTCAGTAGACCTGCGCTCAAAAATTATTAGCGTTTACGAAGCGGGAAATACATCTATTCGCAAAGTAGCAGAAAGATTCAAGGTAAGTAAAAATACAGTACAAAACCTCGTGAAGCGAAAACGAGAAAAAGGGACGCTAGAGCCAAGTGTAGCGACAGGAGGAAAACCAAGCCAAGTATCTGGTTATGAACAACAGATAGAGCAAATGGTAGCAGAACATCTAGACTATACCCTAGCCGAATACTGTGAGTATTGGGAAGAAAAGACAGGGGTAAGGTTAAGTGAGAGTGCAATGTGCAGATTTCTTCAGAAACAGAAGCTCACCCTCAAAAAAAACAGTACGAAGTAG
- a CDS encoding papain fold toxin domain-containing protein has protein sequence MNKEDIIYQQVIAIASSYGIFDCIPCARAIKEFLIRQSIHGKHIKIDTNSQDSIYGRIYDDSIGELIATTGHHEGVIIEVNGLEIVFDNIHHQGITRLDWIQNLYSPILDAGLEFQITESYF, from the coding sequence TTGAATAAAGAGGATATAATCTACCAACAAGTTATAGCAATTGCTAGTAGTTACGGAATTTTTGATTGCATTCCCTGTGCTAGAGCAATCAAAGAATTTTTGATCAGACAAAGTATTCATGGCAAGCATATTAAAATAGATACAAATTCTCAAGATTCAATTTATGGCAGGATTTATGATGATAGCATTGGTGAATTGATTGCTACTACAGGTCATCATGAAGGTGTTATAATTGAGGTAAATGGCTTAGAAATTGTTTTTGATAACATCCACCATCAAGGAATAACGCGATTAGACTGGATACAAAATCTCTATTCACCTATTCTAGATGCAGGATTAGAGTTTCAAATCACAGAAAGTTACTTTTAA
- a CDS encoding ABC-three component system middle component 6, whose translation MYQPRTVSSLWSAVSTMPEVATFERFVLTLDLLYTIGAIEMEMGLLRRCHQ comes from the coding sequence TTGTACCAACCAAGAACAGTTTCATCTCTTTGGAGTGCTGTTTCTACCATGCCAGAGGTTGCTACATTTGAACGTTTTGTACTAACGCTTGATCTTCTATACACTATAGGAGCAATTGAGATGGAGATGGGATTACTTCGGAGGTGTCATCAATGA
- a CDS encoding chemotaxis protein CheB produces the protein MSYKIVVIGTSLGGLSALQTVLGNLPADFQLPVAIVQHRHKNSDGTLRGMIQESALLPVREVEDKDEILPGQVYLAPADYHLLVEPGYFALSTDEPVSYARPSIDVLFESAADIYGEQVIGVILTGANQDGMQGLKKIKARGGITVVQEPTTAASAIMPTAAISAVTVDWIVSLSEISPLLVNLGYSTRK, from the coding sequence GTGTCTTATAAAATTGTAGTTATTGGCACTTCTTTAGGGGGATTATCAGCACTGCAAACTGTTCTCGGAAATTTACCGGCTGACTTCCAACTTCCAGTGGCGATCGTCCAACATCGTCATAAAAATTCTGATGGCACTCTCAGGGGAATGATCCAAGAATCTGCTTTGTTACCCGTTAGAGAGGTGGAAGACAAGGACGAAATTTTACCAGGACAAGTTTACCTAGCTCCAGCCGATTATCATTTATTGGTTGAACCCGGTTATTTTGCCCTGTCTACTGATGAGCCTGTTTCTTATGCCAGACCATCTATTGATGTACTGTTTGAATCAGCTGCCGATATTTATGGGGAACAAGTCATTGGTGTAATATTAACAGGGGCTAATCAGGACGGTATGCAAGGGCTGAAAAAAATTAAAGCTAGGGGGGGTATCACTGTTGTGCAGGAACCCACCACAGCCGCCAGCGCCATCATGCCGACAGCAGCAATATCTGCCGTTACAGTAGACTGGATTGTGTCACTTTCAGAAATTTCTCCCCTACTAGTAAATCTTGGTTACTCTACACGGAAATGA
- a CDS encoding hybrid sensor histidine kinase/response regulator: MQPEPKVNILLVDDKVENLLALEAILERLGANLVRATSGEEALRCLLHQDFAVILLDVQMPGMDGFETATLIRNRGRSRQTPIIFLTAFSTSDQMLFKGYALGAVDYLLKPIDANILTSKVTVFVELFKKTQAIQHQAAQLAAINAELRQSEERFRSLSTCSPIGIFETDTAGCCKYTNPRYQAICGLDATESLDKRWLESVHSEDQERAIASWSTYIYQGGDYSDEFRFQTVDGSLRWVQVRSSPMLSGNGELLGYVGTLEDITARKQSEEIRAQVIREQTARQEAEATNRMKDEFLAVLSHELRTPLTSMLGWSKILRAKKLDEKATARALEAIERNANSQVQLIEDILDVSRIIRGQLRLNLSPVNLITVVEAALEAVRPLADTKNMTINTVLDYTLSPVSGDFARLQQIVWNLLTNAIKFTPKEGQVEIRLEGINGELSDDLTHAQIQVIDTGVGIASEFLPKVFERFRQADSTTTRSHNGLGLGLAIVRHLVELHNGTILAESPGVGKGATFTVRFPLIQENRETRPTPTEKLSGDAANSSPLAGLKVLIVDDETDTRNFLGFLFEEYGAISSTSASVETALAVIEQLKPDILISDIGMAEQDGYSLIRKLRSLPPEQGGKIPAIALTAYSREEDRQQIIEAGFQHHLSKPIDPNKLISVVASIFHLSPALSGSV, encoded by the coding sequence ATGCAGCCAGAACCCAAAGTCAACATCCTCTTAGTGGATGATAAAGTGGAAAATTTACTGGCACTAGAGGCAATTTTGGAGCGTCTAGGCGCTAATTTAGTCAGGGCGACTTCTGGGGAGGAAGCTTTGCGGTGTCTGCTGCACCAAGATTTTGCAGTAATTTTGTTAGATGTACAGATGCCAGGGATGGATGGTTTTGAAACTGCCACCCTCATTCGTAATCGTGGGCGATCGCGCCAAACTCCGATTATCTTTCTCACGGCTTTCAGTACCAGTGACCAAATGCTGTTCAAGGGTTATGCACTAGGAGCAGTTGATTATCTTCTCAAACCCATAGATGCAAATATTCTCACTTCTAAAGTTACAGTATTTGTTGAACTTTTTAAGAAAACTCAAGCAATCCAACACCAAGCAGCGCAACTGGCGGCGATTAACGCCGAACTAAGACAAAGTGAAGAACGCTTCCGTTCCTTGAGTACCTGCTCGCCCATAGGTATTTTTGAAACCGATACCGCAGGATGTTGTAAATATACAAATCCCCGCTATCAAGCAATTTGTGGCTTGGATGCGACAGAGAGTTTAGATAAAAGATGGCTGGAATCTGTGCATTCAGAAGACCAGGAAAGAGCGATCGCTAGTTGGTCTACTTATATTTATCAAGGCGGCGACTATTCAGATGAATTCCGCTTTCAAACAGTGGATGGTAGCCTGCGATGGGTGCAAGTACGCTCCTCACCAATGCTTTCTGGTAATGGTGAATTGCTTGGCTATGTCGGTACACTTGAAGATATTACCGCCCGTAAGCAATCCGAAGAAATTCGCGCTCAGGTAATCCGCGAACAAACCGCCAGACAAGAAGCAGAGGCGACAAATCGGATGAAAGATGAATTTTTGGCTGTTCTCTCCCATGAACTCCGCACCCCCCTAACTTCCATGTTGGGCTGGTCAAAAATTCTCCGTGCCAAAAAACTAGACGAAAAAGCCACAGCCAGAGCCTTGGAAGCAATTGAACGCAATGCTAATTCACAAGTGCAATTAATAGAAGATATTTTAGATGTATCCCGGATTATTCGCGGTCAACTGCGGCTAAATTTATCTCCCGTCAATTTGATAACTGTGGTGGAAGCAGCTCTAGAAGCAGTGCGTCCCCTAGCAGATACAAAAAATATGACCATCAACACTGTACTTGACTACACCTTAAGTCCCGTCAGTGGCGATTTTGCCAGATTACAGCAAATTGTCTGGAATCTCCTGACTAACGCGATTAAGTTCACACCGAAAGAAGGTCAAGTAGAAATCCGATTAGAAGGGATAAATGGTGAATTATCTGATGATTTGACTCATGCTCAAATCCAAGTCATTGATACAGGTGTTGGCATTGCAAGTGAATTTCTGCCTAAAGTCTTTGAGCGTTTCCGCCAAGCAGATAGTACCACCACGCGATCGCATAATGGATTAGGGTTAGGGTTGGCAATTGTCCGCCATTTAGTGGAACTGCACAACGGTACGATTTTGGCAGAAAGTCCAGGTGTGGGCAAAGGAGCTACCTTTACTGTGAGATTTCCCCTCATTCAAGAAAATAGGGAAACTCGACCAACACCAACGGAAAAACTTTCTGGGGATGCTGCTAACTCTTCTCCCCTTGCAGGCTTAAAAGTTCTCATTGTTGATGATGAAACCGATACTCGCAACTTTTTAGGCTTCTTGTTTGAAGAATATGGGGCGATTTCCTCCACCAGTGCATCAGTCGAGACTGCGTTAGCCGTTATCGAACAGTTAAAACCAGATATCCTAATTAGTGATATTGGCATGGCGGAACAAGACGGTTATAGTCTCATCCGCAAATTACGCTCCTTACCACCAGAACAAGGTGGTAAGATTCCCGCGATCGCTTTAACCGCATATTCACGAGAAGAAGACCGCCAGCAAATTATAGAAGCTGGATTTCAGCATCACCTCTCCAAACCGATTGATCCCAACAAATTAATTTCCGTAGTGGCCAGTATTTTCCACCTATCCCCAGCACTAAGCGGGTCAGTGTAA
- a CDS encoding IS630-like element IS895 family transposase (programmed frameshift) — MKSQHLQATTLAGEVSQQYLKEETALNAIAELQDFIDMCPDAREVRKALAVKLVYQGYLYDEIQKILDVSRGSITGWKQAYEETGIDGLRLNYKGRKSYLNAKQLQEVLSWLQTKDCWELGELEYQLAFEYDVVYESKQSYYDLFSEAGISWKKTTKVNPKADENAVAGKKKEIETLLANNREEIETGKLRVLLIDECHLMWGDLSGYVWGKSDQEIAVPVVNERDKQTYYGAVDYLLGELVLKAYDAGNSKNTINYLEYLLANSPDQRLLIFWDGASYHRSKEIRGFLDSVNQSLPTEQWKIHCVRFAPNCPVQNPIEDIWLQAKTWVRRFCALIPSFSHLKWIFEWFIRHTTFDFDTLQMYGTYSKIK, encoded by the exons ATGAAAAGTCAGCATTTACAAGCTACTACACTTGCGGGGGAAGTATCGCAGCAATATTTAAAAGAGGAAACTGCACTGAATGCGATTGCTGAATTACAAGATTTTATAGATATGTGTCCAGATGCGCGTGAAGTAAGGAAAGCATTGGCAGTCAAGCTAGTTTATCAAGGTTACTTGTATGATGAAATCCAAAAAATTTTAGACGTATCGCGAGGGTCAATCACAGGCTGGAAGCAAGCCTATGAAGAAACTGGAATTGACGGACTGCGACTAAACTACAAAGGGAGAAAGAGCTATCTGAATGCTAAACAACTCCAAGAGGTGTTGAGCTGGCTACAAACAAAAGATTGTTGGGAGCTTGGGGAACTAGAGTATCAACTAGCTTTTGAGTATGACGTAGTTTATGAGTCAAAGCAAAGCTACTACGACTTGTTCTCCGAAGCAGGAATCAGTTGGAAGAAAACCACAAAGGTAAATCCGAAAGCCGATGAGAATGCTGTTGCAG GAAAAAAAAAAGAGATTGAAACATTGCTGGCAAATAACCGAGAAGAAATCGAAACAGGAAAGTTAAGAGTATTGTTAATTGATGAGTGTCATTTAATGTGGGGAGATTTAAGTGGTTATGTATGGGGAAAAAGTGACCAAGAAATCGCAGTCCCAGTTGTCAACGAGCGAGATAAGCAGACATACTATGGGGCAGTTGACTATCTCCTTGGAGAATTAGTTCTCAAAGCTTATGATGCTGGAAACTCAAAAAATACTATCAACTACCTAGAATACTTACTAGCTAACTCTCCCGACCAGCGATTACTAATTTTTTGGGATGGGGCTAGCTACCACCGTTCCAAGGAAATTAGAGGTTTCTTGGACTCTGTTAATCAAAGCTTACCAACCGAGCAATGGAAAATACACTGTGTCCGTTTTGCCCCTAATTGCCCAGTACAAAATCCGATAGAGGATATTTGGTTACAAGCCAAAACATGGGTTAGACGTTTTTGTGCTTTAATTCCTTCATTTTCACATTTAAAGTGGATATTTGAGTGGTTTATTAGACACACTACCTTTGATTTTGACACTCTACAGATGTACGGAACTTATTCAAAAATCAAATAG
- a CDS encoding CheR family methyltransferase, protein MILPKPSLEDIEIKLLLEGVYQYYGHDFRNYAVSSLKRRIYSFMRLEGVDNISALQEQLLHDRTCLERFLLSLTVNVTSMFRDPSFYLAFRNQVVPILRTYPFIRIWHAGCSSGEEVYSMAILLQEENLYHRCRIYATDTNEKVLQNAKSGIFPLKMMQEYTQLYLKAGGKQSFSEYYTAAYDHAIFRASLRENIIFAQHNLATDSSFNEFNVIFCRNVLIYFNQILQKRVHTLFHNSLCSFGILGLGKQESIRFTPYEQYYEEIAKGEKLYRRLN, encoded by the coding sequence ATGATTTTGCCCAAACCCAGCTTAGAAGATATAGAAATCAAGTTGCTGTTAGAAGGTGTTTACCAATACTACGGTCATGACTTCCGCAACTATGCTGTGTCTTCGCTCAAACGCCGCATTTACAGCTTTATGCGCTTGGAGGGTGTAGATAATATTTCAGCATTACAAGAACAACTACTGCACGATCGCACTTGTCTAGAAAGATTTTTGCTGAGTTTGACGGTAAATGTCACATCTATGTTTCGTGACCCCAGTTTCTATCTGGCTTTCAGAAATCAAGTTGTACCCATCCTCCGCACTTATCCATTTATCCGTATTTGGCACGCTGGCTGTTCCAGTGGAGAGGAAGTTTACTCAATGGCAATCCTCCTACAGGAAGAAAATCTTTACCACCGTTGCCGGATTTATGCCACCGACACTAATGAGAAAGTATTACAAAATGCCAAAAGTGGGATTTTTCCGCTCAAAATGATGCAGGAATATACTCAGCTTTACTTAAAAGCAGGTGGTAAGCAGTCTTTCTCCGAATACTACACGGCGGCTTATGACCATGCGATATTTCGGGCATCATTACGAGAAAATATTATTTTTGCCCAGCATAATCTAGCCACGGATAGTTCTTTTAATGAGTTTAATGTCATATTCTGCCGGAACGTTTTAATCTACTTCAATCAGATACTGCAAAAACGAGTACACACACTTTTTCACAATAGTTTATGCAGTTTTGGCATCTTGGGTTTAGGAAAGCAAGAATCTATTAGATTCACTCCTTACGAGCAGTATTATGAAGAAATAGCCAAGGGTGAGAAACTCTACCGGAGGCTAAACTAG
- a CDS encoding PIN domain-containing protein, which translates to MKDKIFLDTNLWIYLYAKNPLEKSQQVAEIIKNNYSFLLVSTQVLGELFHFLTRKKSHLKLMQPRLYQI; encoded by the coding sequence ATGAAAGATAAAATTTTTCTCGATACTAACCTCTGGATTTATCTCTATGCTAAAAATCCGCTCGAAAAATCCCAACAAGTTGCAGAAATCATTAAAAATAATTATTCATTTCTGCTAGTTAGCACTCAGGTCTTAGGTGAATTATTTCATTTTTTAACCAGAAAAAAATCACATCTAAAACTGATGCAACCACGATTATATCAGATATAG
- a CDS encoding PBS lyase HEAT-like repeat protein, translating to MAASIYPSPVDKLLTYGDCSKMRDIPNYVQKFGFNADHVPDLIRMATDAELNNADQDSVEVWSPVHAIRVLTQLSAEAAIQPLVNLFHEVDDDWTPGELAEYFATVGAAAIPTLEAYLGDSSHDAYQLADAATALTKIAEKHPDLRDRCVAVLTQRLEDFANNDPEFNAFLIGELLDLQAVESAPVIEQAFVANRVPPFIVGDWDDVQVELGLKTREEVPEKRFALEELINYYKQELGQPRGFAPLVSKKPKKQKKNKKRK from the coding sequence ATGGCAGCGTCTATTTATCCATCTCCAGTAGATAAGCTATTGACCTACGGTGATTGTAGTAAGATGCGAGATATCCCCAACTATGTGCAGAAATTTGGTTTTAATGCAGACCATGTTCCTGACTTAATTCGCATGGCGACCGATGCGGAATTAAATAATGCTGACCAAGATAGTGTAGAAGTCTGGAGTCCAGTCCATGCGATACGGGTATTGACTCAATTAAGTGCAGAAGCAGCAATTCAACCCCTGGTAAATCTATTTCACGAAGTCGATGACGATTGGACACCAGGCGAATTAGCTGAGTACTTTGCTACAGTTGGGGCTGCGGCGATTCCTACACTAGAAGCATATCTGGGGGATTCTTCTCATGATGCTTACCAACTCGCCGATGCGGCTACAGCCTTAACTAAAATTGCTGAGAAACATCCTGATTTACGTGACCGATGTGTAGCAGTGTTGACGCAAAGGTTAGAAGACTTTGCCAATAATGACCCAGAATTTAACGCTTTTTTGATTGGTGAATTGCTTGATTTACAAGCTGTCGAGTCTGCACCAGTGATAGAACAAGCGTTTGTGGCTAATCGAGTACCACCTTTCATTGTCGGTGATTGGGATGATGTACAGGTGGAATTGGGGTTGAAAACCCGTGAAGAAGTTCCCGAAAAAAGGTTTGCGCTGGAAGAATTAATCAATTACTACAAGCAGGAACTTGGACAACCCCGTGGTTTTGCACCACTTGTGAGTAAGAAGCCGAAGAAGCAAAAGAAAAATAAAAAACGCAAGTAA
- a CDS encoding phosphoketolase family protein produces the protein MTAITPKASSALPEFSEGIQYFGEALPDFETYGATPAIESGKVAIADPKDPKAVYQTLLAADALRYLTLQVTASKASGHPGGFASQAEAYAALVMLGYKNIITEVGHHAPGFYSAMFLDRSLEDMGISTVQQLRDRFREKHGLLGHLSGYIPGILAPAGPLGQGQHFAMAAALLHRDKLFPFTLGDGGLGEPYIMSSMAHFNTAYPSVTNFLPVLVWNGYSQEHHSMVSLKTNAQMTAFWQGNGFEEVILVDAKEFDDQNQPGDYVDSTAFSLEQRLAFTKAILVAVDKAARSALGGKLTVFIIKQLKGAGVHARGAKSHNLYPKDTLDAPHIVSALKTRALPLEAWQIVRTNAERAGGGPAAKTVVTEFELPLPDLGALPLEEYAVGGEPKVSTTAMGRIVGAVGQKDAKFLVTNADGNEASGIGNINQALKIIHPTTDELYNQAPNGQVYEPLSEDACAGLAVGLSLMGARTLWCSYESFAINGLPIWQTVIQAMAELRRQTPSTITLFTAGALEQGRNGWTHQRPEIEAYFASMMRNGNVFPVFPPDANSTQVCYDWALTTKNKGIVITTSKSPLPIRTSFAQTRQGLEDGAVVLHEIAGGKTVVFAVIGDMTLIPVFEAAAFLETEGIGVKIVSIINPRRLYRSHDVAWDTCSEADNGFIDDAKFAELFAGDALIGVTGGAAAMLEPIMLRSNSKRDTFAWKRGETTASAGELMAFNGLTAEALTKRAIELVH, from the coding sequence ATGACTGCAATCACACCCAAGGCTTCGTCAGCGCTTCCCGAATTTTCAGAAGGTATTCAATATTTTGGTGAGGCGCTACCAGATTTTGAAACTTATGGTGCCACACCTGCGATAGAATCGGGAAAAGTAGCGATCGCAGATCCGAAAGACCCAAAAGCTGTGTATCAAACCTTACTAGCTGCTGATGCCCTCCGCTACTTAACACTACAAGTCACTGCAAGTAAGGCATCTGGGCATCCCGGCGGCTTTGCTAGCCAAGCAGAAGCCTATGCAGCCTTGGTCATGCTGGGGTATAAAAACATTATTACCGAAGTCGGACATCACGCACCAGGGTTTTATAGTGCCATGTTCCTCGATCGCTCCTTAGAGGATATGGGCATATCTACAGTACAACAATTGCGCGATCGCTTCCGCGAAAAGCATGGACTCTTAGGACACCTCTCCGGTTACATCCCCGGTATTCTCGCCCCCGCCGGCCCTCTAGGACAAGGACAGCACTTTGCAATGGCGGCTGCACTCCTCCACCGTGACAAACTTTTCCCCTTCACCCTCGGCGACGGTGGACTAGGTGAACCCTACATCATGAGTTCAATGGCGCACTTTAACACCGCCTATCCCAGCGTCACCAACTTCTTACCGGTGTTAGTGTGGAACGGTTACAGCCAAGAACATCACAGCATGGTTTCCCTGAAAACCAACGCACAGATGACAGCATTCTGGCAAGGTAATGGATTTGAGGAAGTCATCTTAGTTGATGCCAAAGAATTTGACGACCAAAACCAACCAGGGGATTATGTTGATAGTACCGCCTTTTCCCTTGAGCAACGCCTAGCCTTTACCAAAGCGATACTCGTAGCTGTAGATAAAGCTGCCCGTTCCGCCCTGGGTGGGAAGTTAACAGTCTTTATTATCAAACAACTCAAAGGTGCAGGCGTTCACGCCAGAGGTGCAAAATCACACAACCTCTACCCCAAAGACACCCTAGACGCACCCCACATTGTGAGTGCATTAAAAACCCGTGCATTACCCCTAGAAGCTTGGCAAATCGTCAGAACCAACGCCGAACGCGCAGGTGGCGGCCCCGCAGCTAAGACAGTGGTGACAGAATTTGAGTTACCATTGCCAGATTTAGGCGCGTTACCTTTAGAAGAATACGCAGTAGGCGGCGAACCCAAAGTTTCAACCACCGCAATGGGACGAATTGTGGGTGCAGTCGGACAAAAAGATGCGAAATTCCTAGTCACCAACGCCGACGGAAACGAAGCATCAGGTATTGGTAACATCAACCAAGCCTTAAAGATTATCCACCCCACCACCGACGAATTATATAACCAAGCACCAAACGGGCAAGTTTACGAACCCCTGAGTGAAGATGCTTGTGCAGGTTTAGCCGTTGGTTTATCCTTGATGGGTGCAAGAACCCTCTGGTGTTCTTATGAATCTTTCGCCATCAACGGTTTACCAATTTGGCAAACCGTCATCCAAGCAATGGCAGAATTACGCCGCCAAACACCTTCAACAATTACCTTATTCACCGCCGGCGCATTAGAACAAGGACGCAACGGTTGGACACACCAACGTCCTGAAATCGAAGCTTATTTTGCTTCCATGATGCGGAACGGCAATGTTTTTCCAGTATTCCCCCCCGATGCTAACAGTACCCAAGTTTGTTATGACTGGGCGTTGACAACTAAGAATAAAGGAATTGTCATCACCACCAGTAAATCACCCTTACCAATTCGCACCAGTTTTGCACAAACTCGCCAAGGTTTAGAAGATGGCGCAGTAGTGTTACATGAAATTGCTGGTGGTAAGACAGTTGTGTTTGCTGTCATTGGTGATATGACATTAATTCCAGTATTTGAAGCCGCAGCTTTCTTAGAAACTGAAGGTATCGGAGTGAAGATAGTTTCTATCATCAACCCCCGCCGTTTGTATCGTTCTCATGATGTAGCTTGGGATACCTGTTCTGAAGCTGATAACGGTTTCATTGATGATGCTAAATTCGCCGAATTATTTGCTGGCGATGCCTTAATTGGTGTCACTGGTGGCGCGGCGGCGATGTTAGAACCAATCATGTTGCGGAGTAACAGCAAGCGCGATACCTTCGCCTGGAAGCGTGGGGAAACTACAGCTAGTGCTGGTGAGTTGATGGCGTTTAATGGTTTGACTGCTGAGGCGTTGACTAAGCGGGCTATTGAATTGGTGCATTAA